One window of Brachybacterium ginsengisoli genomic DNA carries:
- the rpmB gene encoding 50S ribosomal protein L28, whose product MAASTCDICAKSPSFGKAVSHSHRRTSRRWNPNIQSVRTVINGTSKRVNVCTSCLKAGKVSTLGA is encoded by the coding sequence GTGGCTGCTTCCACGTGTGACATCTGCGCCAAGAGCCCCAGCTTCGGCAAGGCCGTGTCTCACTCGCACCGCCGCACCTCGCGTCGCTGGAACCCGAACATCCAGTCCGTCCGCACTGTGATCAACGGCACCAGCAAGCGAGTGAACGTGTGCACCTCCTGCCTCAAGGCAGGCAAGGTCAGCACGCTCGGCGCCTGA
- the rsmD gene encoding 16S rRNA (guanine(966)-N(2))-methyltransferase RsmD gives MPRIVSGTLGGRTIPGPPGKGTRPTSDKVREALFNRLEGWDALVGARVLDLYAGTGALAFEALSRGAAHALLVELHGPTAKQLRRTAAELGLADRLDVRAGRATTAASSLSGHGASLVFLDPPYDVPTEALEELLLTLRPALEDEALVVIERSSRTRPIAWPEGWGDDGTKSYGETVLQFGGPA, from the coding sequence ATGCCGCGCATCGTCTCCGGCACCCTGGGGGGCCGCACCATCCCCGGCCCGCCCGGGAAGGGCACCCGACCCACCTCCGACAAGGTCCGCGAGGCCCTGTTCAACCGCCTCGAGGGCTGGGACGCCCTCGTCGGCGCCCGCGTTCTCGACCTCTACGCCGGGACCGGAGCGCTGGCCTTCGAGGCCCTCTCCCGCGGTGCCGCGCACGCTCTGCTGGTCGAGCTCCACGGGCCGACGGCCAAGCAGCTGCGGCGCACCGCGGCGGAGCTCGGGCTCGCCGACCGCCTGGACGTCCGCGCCGGCAGGGCGACGACCGCCGCGTCCTCCCTCTCCGGTCACGGCGCGAGCCTCGTCTTCCTGGACCCGCCCTACGACGTGCCCACCGAGGCGCTCGAGGAGCTGCTGCTCACGCTCCGTCCGGCGCTGGAGGATGAGGCGCTCGTCGTGATCGAGCGCTCCTCGCGCACCCGCCCGATCGCCTGGCCCGAGGGCTGGGGCGACGACGGCACCAAGTCCTACGGAGAGACGGTCCTGCAGTTCGGCGGGCCCGCCTGA
- a CDS encoding GNAT family N-acetyltransferase, translating to MKIALSDLDWPRRTDRLELRPGRPEDAAAIWPWYRLPEVQKWTTTLSPTLEAHQQWWDGTLDSCVVGLLDGAIVASGKAEVQDAWSQADMREQAAGQQAEIGWVLDPTVHGRGLGTEFAAALLDLAIDDLGVRRVEAACFAENLASRRVMEKIGLRHEGTFREESLHRSGRWLDGMSYALLASEHRERRSGTP from the coding sequence GTGAAGATCGCGCTCTCCGACCTCGACTGGCCCCGCCGCACCGACCGGCTCGAACTGCGACCGGGGCGGCCGGAGGACGCCGCGGCGATCTGGCCCTGGTACCGCCTGCCCGAGGTGCAGAAGTGGACCACCACGCTCAGCCCCACGCTCGAGGCGCATCAGCAGTGGTGGGACGGGACTCTCGACAGTTGTGTGGTGGGCCTCCTCGACGGCGCGATCGTCGCCAGCGGCAAGGCCGAGGTCCAGGACGCCTGGTCCCAGGCGGACATGCGGGAGCAGGCCGCCGGACAGCAGGCCGAGATCGGCTGGGTGCTGGATCCGACGGTGCACGGACGCGGCCTCGGCACCGAGTTCGCCGCCGCCCTCCTCGACCTCGCGATCGACGACCTCGGGGTCCGGCGCGTGGAGGCGGCCTGCTTCGCGGAGAACCTCGCCTCACGACGCGTCATGGAGAAGATCGGCCTGCGCCACGAGGGCACCTTCCGCGAGGAGTCGCTCCACCGCAGCGGTCGCTGGCTGGACGGCATGTCCTACGCCCTTCTCGCGAGCGAGCACCGCGAGCGCCGGTCGGGCACCCCCTGA
- a CDS encoding HNH endonuclease signature motif containing protein, whose protein sequence is MGELIERSEGRLRPAASPRPSRPRGISPSSGPSAPTGPPRAVVRARRPLTPQALVERADVVLRSVEAETVLRIHRRRRELQAALYVDEMHDLASLWSEGDEHDEKTLHALAAAAALRVKLPRGEDRLRDAHVAVEHLPACFARAGRGELPIDWFEWLIRSVLRLAPAQRLQVDERVAAWQLEAIDVERFYSDLRILVEWFGRAAVQESPEEQRGVHLQPSSDSDGTACLMIRGPLPELAAFGHRLDAAARTVQDAQRRALRDGTPIPFDLDGDVARQGEHMSLEALRYEVALRSALTTGAVEVPEPSFRISVVVPVLTLLGLSHAPATLDGTIPIPARMARRLVAQAPAFERVLTDPISGAYLASASRTYRPTAAMAEHLRLIDPICAVPTCSRNVMTIGEADRIEEFDLEHPARGGPTSLDNLHRLCRRHHRLETTGGLDPQRDPRTGATRWRIGDAAVSEVAGNTDLVTRELGARLERAWEQHQADVEVDALTRLGVLDESPAEIADREEAHRWGMHLMEH, encoded by the coding sequence ATGGGGGAGCTCATCGAGCGTTCCGAGGGGCGGCTCCGGCCGGCGGCGTCTCCCCGCCCCTCGCGGCCTCGAGGGATCTCCCCGTCGTCAGGTCCCTCCGCGCCCACCGGCCCGCCCCGCGCCGTCGTGCGGGCTCGTCGGCCCCTCACCCCGCAGGCGCTCGTCGAGCGCGCCGATGTCGTACTCCGCAGCGTCGAGGCGGAGACCGTGCTGCGGATCCATCGGCGCCGACGGGAGCTGCAGGCCGCCCTCTACGTCGACGAGATGCACGACCTCGCCTCGCTCTGGTCCGAGGGCGACGAGCACGACGAGAAGACCCTCCATGCCCTCGCCGCCGCGGCGGCGCTCCGGGTGAAGCTCCCGCGCGGCGAGGACCGGCTGCGCGATGCGCATGTCGCGGTCGAGCATCTCCCGGCCTGCTTCGCCCGCGCAGGTCGTGGCGAGCTCCCCATCGACTGGTTCGAGTGGCTGATCCGCAGCGTCCTGCGGCTCGCTCCCGCCCAGCGCCTCCAGGTCGACGAGCGCGTGGCGGCCTGGCAGCTCGAGGCGATCGACGTCGAGCGCTTCTACAGCGACCTGCGCATCCTCGTCGAGTGGTTCGGTCGCGCCGCTGTCCAGGAGAGCCCCGAGGAGCAGCGTGGCGTGCACCTCCAGCCCTCGTCGGACAGCGATGGAACAGCCTGCCTCATGATCCGCGGCCCCCTCCCGGAGCTCGCCGCCTTCGGCCATCGCCTCGACGCCGCCGCCCGCACCGTGCAGGACGCCCAGCGTCGCGCGCTCCGCGACGGAACCCCCATCCCCTTCGATCTCGACGGTGACGTCGCGAGACAGGGAGAGCACATGTCTCTCGAGGCGCTCCGCTATGAGGTCGCGCTGCGCTCCGCACTGACCACGGGCGCTGTGGAGGTGCCCGAGCCGAGCTTCCGGATCTCGGTCGTGGTGCCGGTCCTCACGCTGCTGGGCCTCTCCCACGCCCCGGCGACCCTGGACGGCACGATCCCGATCCCGGCCCGGATGGCGCGCCGCCTGGTGGCTCAGGCGCCCGCCTTCGAACGGGTGCTCACCGACCCGATCTCCGGCGCGTACCTCGCCTCCGCCTCGCGCACCTACCGGCCCACCGCCGCGATGGCCGAGCACCTGCGGCTGATCGACCCGATCTGCGCCGTCCCCACCTGCAGCCGCAACGTCATGACCATCGGCGAGGCGGACCGCATCGAGGAGTTCGACCTCGAGCATCCCGCTCGAGGCGGACCAACCTCCCTCGACAACCTCCACCGCCTGTGCCGACGGCACCATCGGCTGGAGACCACCGGCGGGCTCGATCCGCAACGGGACCCCCGCACCGGCGCCACCCGCTGGCGGATCGGCGACGCCGCGGTCAGCGAGGTCGCCGGGAACACGGATCTGGTCACCAGGGAGCTCGGAGCACGGCTCGAGCGAGCCTGGGAGCAGCACCAGGCAGATGTCGAGGTCGACGCGCTCACGCGCCTCGGCGTCCTCGACGAGTCGCCCGCAGAGATCGCGGATCGCGAAGAGGCCCACCGGTGGGGGATGCACCTCATGGAGCACTAG
- a CDS encoding VOC family protein, with protein sequence MTDTTTSFSTDADPTDAGAPADPQPVARLAMITLDAIDPEPLATFWSAVLGWPIAVSTPEYAMLTGPAHALGIGAVPDHRAPSWPDDGHKQFHFDLAVQDLEAAAGRCMELGAERVAEQPGETWIVLRDPAGHPFCLTDAAAWG encoded by the coding sequence ATGACCGACACCACGACCTCATTCTCCACGGACGCAGACCCCACCGACGCCGGCGCCCCCGCGGATCCTCAGCCCGTCGCCCGACTGGCGATGATCACCCTCGACGCGATCGATCCCGAGCCCCTGGCCACCTTCTGGTCCGCGGTGCTGGGCTGGCCGATCGCGGTCTCCACACCGGAGTACGCGATGCTCACCGGGCCCGCGCATGCGCTGGGGATCGGCGCGGTGCCGGATCATCGGGCGCCGTCCTGGCCCGATGACGGGCACAAGCAGTTCCACTTCGACCTGGCGGTGCAGGATCTCGAGGCGGCGGCGGGCCGCTGCATGGAGCTCGGCGCGGAGCGCGTCGCCGAGCAGCCGGGCGAGACCTGGATCGTGCTGCGTGACCCCGCAGGTCACCCCTTCTGCCTCACCGACGCCGCGGCCTGGGGGTAG
- a CDS encoding helix-turn-helix domain-containing protein: MSTPGAWTKATPAPAHMLGHVLRPDELLRHSRYDHAEPAPALRRWVERYWSVTWQLPPGQERVASTLDDPGIHLTHEWGGVRRAGAGGAGDWITGPVARGRFDVTQHGAGGVVGVRFRLGGTTAFTTAAPSEIRDRTVRAADWFRRGDLVLPDLPDLPDTATAAATAFDSWLLALEPREAPGFAEFTQILGLLDDPAVTGTAELERRSGHGTRTLQRRFHRFLGVGPKRMILRARVIDAVAAIDRGDRRSLGELAHDLGWYDQPHFDRDFRAVTGTAPSAYARTAAVRGPILGL; this comes from the coding sequence ATGAGCACCCCGGGCGCTTGGACGAAGGCGACACCTGCGCCTGCCCACATGCTCGGCCATGTGCTCCGGCCCGACGAGCTGCTCCGCCATTCCCGGTACGACCACGCGGAGCCCGCCCCGGCGCTGCGGCGCTGGGTCGAGCGGTACTGGTCGGTGACCTGGCAGCTGCCGCCGGGCCAGGAGCGCGTGGCGAGCACGCTCGACGACCCCGGCATACACCTCACCCATGAATGGGGCGGAGTCCGCAGGGCGGGCGCCGGCGGCGCGGGGGACTGGATCACCGGGCCCGTCGCCCGGGGCCGCTTCGACGTGACCCAGCACGGCGCCGGAGGCGTGGTCGGCGTGCGCTTCCGCCTCGGGGGCACGACCGCCTTCACGACCGCGGCACCGTCAGAGATCCGCGACCGCACCGTCCGGGCGGCGGACTGGTTCCGGCGCGGTGACCTCGTTCTGCCTGACCTCCCCGACCTCCCCGACACCGCGACCGCCGCCGCGACCGCCTTCGATTCCTGGCTGCTGGCGCTCGAGCCCCGCGAGGCGCCCGGATTCGCCGAGTTCACGCAGATCCTCGGCCTGCTGGACGACCCTGCGGTGACCGGCACCGCGGAGCTCGAGCGTCGCTCGGGCCACGGGACCCGAACCCTCCAGCGACGCTTCCACCGCTTCCTCGGCGTGGGGCCCAAGCGCATGATCCTGCGGGCCCGGGTGATCGACGCGGTGGCGGCCATCGACCGGGGCGATCGCCGGTCTCTCGGCGAGCTGGCGCACGATCTGGGCTGGTACGACCAGCCCCACTTCGACCGCGACTTCCGCGCCGTGACCGGCACCGCGCCCTCGGCCTATGCCCGCACGGCCGCGGTGCGAGGACCGATACTGGGTCTATGA
- a CDS encoding DUF3224 domain-containing protein → MTTHRATFTVDLTPGEPVPGAAGRFELSKTWGGGAAGTSRGVMLTAGDPATGSASYVASELFEGTLDGREGTLALQQLGTMAGGDPELQYVIAPGSGTGELAGLTGTLLIGTIDEDGTHHVTIELD, encoded by the coding sequence ATGACCACCCACCGCGCCACCTTCACCGTCGACCTCACCCCCGGCGAGCCGGTCCCCGGCGCCGCCGGTCGCTTCGAGCTGTCCAAGACCTGGGGCGGAGGTGCCGCCGGCACCTCGCGCGGCGTCATGCTCACCGCCGGCGACCCCGCCACCGGCAGCGCCTCCTACGTCGCCAGCGAGCTCTTCGAGGGGACGCTCGACGGGCGGGAGGGCACGCTCGCCCTCCAGCAGCTCGGCACCATGGCCGGCGGCGATCCCGAGCTGCAGTACGTGATCGCCCCCGGCTCCGGCACCGGTGAGCTCGCGGGCCTCACCGGCACCCTCCTCATCGGCACGATCGACGAGGACGGCACCCACCACGTCACCATCGAGCTCGACTGA
- a CDS encoding ATP-dependent DNA helicase RecG: MARRQESARGSMPLKELLISKESKAMASFGVRDLDTMLRFAPRRYVVPAPLRSLREIHQGEEVSAIVEVESVHDRAMRSRYGFLLEVSVTDGTESLPLTFFLTKQRQVDWHRGRLPIGALILVRGTVGYDDYRKALQLTHPDYEPVEDTDEGRAWAQRPRPVYPLKQNIAQGTMRSATEKGLEYAGSLSRTVPEEVITRRGLPSLEEAVRLVHVPLTTEDTRRGMAHLRYEEAFILQSVFAQRRAQDERTPAPVLSADGPLQGLFDERLPFELTAGQREIGDELAARIAHGHPTSALLQGDVGSGKTVVALRAMLRAVDSGHQAALLAPTEVLAEQHHRTLTTLLGELARAGQLDAHPEATRVRLLTGSQRTSRRRETLLDVTSGQAGIVVGTHALLTESVGFASLGLVVIDEQHRFGVDHRRRLRAKGPSGQSPHVIVMTATPIPRTAALATVGDLDVLTLRESPGRRAGVTSFVVHEKLPAWEQRMWQRAAEEIAAGRQVFVVCARIDEDEADAPAPPLLDEDGTERTPALEPARGVHQSALRIAERPELAGARIGILHGRLSAEEKQHVMKQMVDGEIDLLVSTTVIEVGVDVPNASVMIVLDAERFGVSQLHQLRGRVGRAEHPGIAFFDTSAVVGQEHSQHLQRIADAADGFELAELDLRRRGAGDLVGEEQSGLQRTLKHLDVLRDSRAIEQAREDAFAVVASDPELTAHPALAGAIEDRLRDADPDVERS, encoded by the coding sequence ATGGCCAGGAGGCAGGAGTCCGCCCGTGGCTCGATGCCGCTGAAGGAGCTCCTGATCTCCAAGGAGTCCAAGGCGATGGCCTCCTTCGGCGTGCGCGACCTCGACACCATGCTGCGCTTCGCCCCCCGACGCTACGTGGTCCCCGCCCCGCTGCGCTCCCTGCGGGAGATCCACCAGGGCGAGGAGGTCAGCGCCATCGTCGAGGTCGAGTCGGTGCACGACCGCGCGATGCGCAGCCGCTACGGCTTCCTGCTCGAGGTCTCCGTCACCGATGGCACCGAGTCGCTGCCCCTCACCTTCTTCCTCACCAAGCAGCGTCAGGTCGACTGGCATCGGGGGCGGCTCCCCATCGGTGCCCTGATCCTGGTGCGCGGCACCGTCGGCTATGACGACTACCGCAAGGCCCTGCAGCTCACCCACCCCGACTACGAACCCGTCGAGGACACCGACGAGGGCCGCGCCTGGGCGCAGCGCCCCCGCCCCGTCTACCCGCTCAAGCAGAACATCGCGCAGGGCACCATGCGCTCGGCCACGGAGAAGGGCCTCGAGTACGCCGGCTCCCTCAGCCGCACCGTTCCCGAGGAGGTGATCACCCGCCGCGGCCTGCCCTCGCTGGAGGAGGCGGTGCGCCTCGTCCACGTCCCCCTCACCACCGAGGACACCCGACGGGGCATGGCCCACCTCCGCTACGAGGAGGCCTTCATCCTGCAGTCCGTCTTCGCCCAGCGGCGAGCGCAGGATGAGCGCACCCCGGCTCCGGTCCTCTCTGCCGACGGGCCCCTGCAGGGGCTGTTCGACGAGCGCCTGCCCTTCGAGCTCACCGCGGGCCAGCGGGAGATCGGCGACGAGCTCGCCGCGCGGATCGCCCACGGCCATCCGACCAGCGCACTGCTCCAGGGGGACGTCGGCTCCGGCAAGACGGTCGTCGCCCTGCGCGCCATGCTCCGCGCCGTGGACTCCGGCCACCAGGCCGCCCTGCTCGCCCCCACCGAGGTGCTCGCCGAGCAGCACCACCGCACGCTCACCACCCTGCTCGGCGAGCTCGCGCGCGCCGGCCAGCTCGACGCCCATCCCGAGGCCACCCGCGTGCGCCTGCTCACCGGCTCCCAGCGCACATCGCGCCGTCGCGAGACCCTGCTCGACGTGACCTCGGGCCAGGCGGGCATCGTCGTCGGCACCCACGCCCTGCTCACCGAGAGCGTCGGGTTCGCCTCCCTGGGCCTGGTCGTGATCGACGAGCAGCACCGCTTCGGCGTGGACCATCGCCGACGCCTGCGCGCCAAGGGGCCCTCCGGGCAGAGCCCGCACGTCATCGTCATGACCGCCACCCCGATCCCGCGCACCGCGGCTCTCGCCACCGTCGGCGACCTCGACGTCCTGACCCTGCGCGAGAGCCCCGGCCGGCGCGCCGGGGTCACCAGCTTCGTGGTCCACGAGAAGCTGCCCGCCTGGGAGCAGCGGATGTGGCAGCGCGCCGCGGAGGAGATCGCCGCAGGTCGGCAGGTGTTCGTGGTCTGCGCCCGCATCGACGAGGACGAGGCGGACGCCCCGGCGCCGCCGCTCCTGGACGAGGACGGCACGGAGCGGACGCCCGCCCTCGAGCCCGCCCGCGGCGTGCATCAGAGCGCCCTCCGGATCGCCGAACGGCCCGAGCTCGCCGGCGCCCGGATCGGGATCCTCCACGGCCGCCTCAGCGCAGAGGAGAAGCAGCACGTCATGAAGCAGATGGTCGACGGCGAGATCGATCTCCTGGTCTCGACCACCGTCATCGAGGTGGGTGTCGACGTTCCCAACGCCTCCGTGATGATCGTGCTGGACGCCGAGCGCTTCGGCGTCTCCCAGCTGCACCAGCTTCGTGGCCGGGTGGGCCGCGCCGAGCACCCGGGCATCGCGTTCTTCGACACCAGCGCCGTGGTGGGGCAGGAGCATTCCCAGCACCTGCAGCGCATCGCCGACGCCGCCGACGGCTTCGAGCTCGCCGAGCTGGACCTGCGCCGCCGCGGAGCGGGCGACCTGGTGGGGGAGGAGCAGTCCGGCCTCCAGCGCACCCTGAAGCACCTCGATGTGCTGCGCGATTCCCGCGCGATCGAGCAGGCCCGCGAGGACGCCTTCGCCGTCGTCGCCTCCGACCCCGAGCTGACCGCCCATCCCGCTCTCGCCGGCGCCATCGAGGACCGCCTGCGGGACGCCGACCCCGACGTGGAGAGGAGCTGA
- a CDS encoding GNAT family N-acetyltransferase — MSDASATARRFRPTTSEDVERDGHRFDWLKPDGWREGFRALALEVDGEVIGVGRIGTNPVHPRRDLVELEIAPEHRRLGHGTALLHELREYSSNPLSSKAESGSERDLFLRAHGAVTYLEVPLLRVDLTSERTARWIRTVRELADDGARVLPWSELPREQLVDALTDRYLWQHASWSPTAPRDTIRPIVGEEFFEESDLAGSWAVLRDGTITALADLYSADGADAPASRREGALEAVDAAAPHARADVALCLAALLDGLRADGMTALDFDNHPTDPHAAPLLATLDREEVDPVHLVEIPGGLTATLRELIP; from the coding sequence GTGAGCGACGCGAGCGCCACGGCGCGGAGGTTCCGCCCCACCACCTCGGAGGACGTCGAACGCGACGGCCATCGCTTCGACTGGCTGAAGCCCGATGGCTGGCGGGAGGGCTTCCGCGCCCTGGCGCTCGAGGTGGACGGAGAGGTGATCGGCGTGGGCCGCATCGGCACCAATCCCGTCCATCCCCGGCGCGATCTGGTCGAGCTCGAGATCGCTCCGGAGCACCGCCGCCTCGGGCACGGAACAGCGCTTCTTCACGAACTTCGTGAGTACAGCAGCAATCCGCTGTCCTCGAAGGCGGAGTCGGGGTCCGAGCGGGATCTCTTCCTGCGTGCGCACGGCGCGGTGACCTACCTCGAGGTCCCCCTGCTGCGGGTGGACCTGACCTCTGAGCGCACCGCCCGCTGGATCCGGACGGTGCGCGAGCTCGCCGACGACGGCGCCCGCGTCCTGCCCTGGAGCGAGCTGCCCCGTGAGCAGCTGGTCGACGCCCTCACAGATCGTTACCTCTGGCAGCACGCGAGCTGGTCGCCGACCGCGCCGCGCGACACGATCCGCCCGATCGTGGGGGAGGAGTTCTTCGAGGAGAGCGACCTCGCCGGCTCCTGGGCGGTGCTCCGCGACGGCACCATCACCGCCCTCGCGGACCTGTACTCCGCGGACGGCGCCGACGCTCCCGCCTCGCGCCGCGAGGGCGCTCTCGAGGCCGTGGACGCCGCCGCACCCCACGCCCGCGCCGACGTGGCCCTCTGCCTCGCCGCGCTTCTCGACGGGCTGCGGGCCGACGGCATGACCGCCCTCGACTTCGACAACCACCCCACCGATCCGCACGCCGCCCCGCTGCTGGCCACCCTGGACCGCGAAGAGGTCGATCCCGTGCACCTCGTCGAGATCCCCGGCGGCCTCACCGCGACCCTGAGAGAGCTGATCCCATGA
- a CDS encoding GNAT family N-acetyltransferase — translation MTPAPAPAFTLDLPTPEDADALAELHHRVWRQAYTGILPEHALGADELASRRTMWHRTLEQRSSAQLSERLRIGRGPDGAPVGFLTVGPSRDEEAPRPLELQALNVDSAFHGTGLAQALVRDLLQDRPAYLWVVEDNPRARRFYEKEGFRADGVLTVDAALGDLREIRMTR, via the coding sequence ATGACTCCCGCTCCGGCCCCCGCCTTCACGCTTGACCTGCCGACGCCCGAGGACGCCGATGCTCTCGCCGAGCTCCACCACCGGGTGTGGCGGCAGGCCTACACAGGGATCCTCCCGGAGCATGCGCTCGGCGCCGACGAGCTCGCCTCGCGCCGCACGATGTGGCATCGGACGCTCGAGCAGCGGTCGTCGGCGCAGCTCTCCGAACGGCTCCGAATCGGGCGCGGGCCGGACGGCGCGCCCGTCGGCTTCCTCACGGTCGGTCCCTCGCGGGACGAGGAGGCGCCGCGTCCGCTCGAGCTCCAGGCGCTGAACGTCGACTCCGCCTTCCACGGCACCGGTCTCGCGCAGGCCCTGGTGCGGGACCTGCTGCAGGATCGTCCGGCTTACCTCTGGGTGGTCGAGGACAACCCCCGGGCGAGGCGCTTCTACGAGAAGGAGGGCTTCCGCGCCGACGGAGTACTGACGGTCGATGCCGCTCTCGGCGACCTCCGCGAGATCCGTATGACCCGATGA
- a CDS encoding Type 1 glutamine amidotransferase-like domain-containing protein — MTASAPTILATSAGYLPHPRLRFGFGPMMALAVQLAAERDARTGGTPRICNIGTASGDDKGFQRDMEEAAREAGYELHHLSLFSLPNVEDIEGYLRGFDVLWVNGGSVVNLLAVWRAHGLPEILHRLWQEGVVLAGISAGSICWFEGGVTDSFGPQLAPVTNGLGFLPGANGVHMDSEESRRPLLHQLVADGTLGPALCTDDGTGLLFRGTELVEAVSEVDDARVTRIERAADGGAVESELPVRRLR, encoded by the coding sequence ATGACCGCCTCCGCCCCCACGATCCTCGCCACGAGCGCCGGCTACCTGCCGCATCCGCGGCTCCGCTTCGGCTTCGGGCCGATGATGGCCCTCGCCGTCCAGCTCGCCGCGGAGCGCGATGCACGCACCGGCGGAACGCCCCGGATCTGCAACATCGGCACGGCGAGCGGCGATGACAAGGGGTTCCAGCGCGACATGGAGGAGGCGGCGCGCGAGGCGGGCTACGAGCTGCACCACCTGAGCCTGTTCTCCCTGCCCAACGTCGAGGACATCGAGGGCTACCTGCGCGGCTTCGACGTGCTGTGGGTCAACGGCGGCTCCGTCGTGAACCTGCTCGCGGTGTGGCGCGCTCACGGCCTGCCCGAGATCCTCCATCGTCTGTGGCAGGAGGGCGTTGTGCTCGCCGGGATCTCTGCCGGATCGATCTGCTGGTTCGAGGGCGGGGTGACCGACTCCTTCGGTCCTCAGCTCGCGCCCGTCACGAACGGGCTCGGCTTCCTGCCGGGGGCCAACGGCGTCCACATGGACTCCGAGGAGTCCCGTCGCCCGCTGCTGCATCAGCTGGTCGCCGACGGGACCCTGGGCCCGGCGCTGTGCACGGACGACGGCACCGGCCTGCTCTTCCGCGGCACCGAGCTCGTCGAGGCCGTCAGCGAGGTCGACGACGCGCGCGTCACCCGGATCGAACGCGCGGCCGACGGCGGAGCGGTCGAGTCGGAGCTCCCGGTGCGCCGGCTGCGCTGA
- a CDS encoding NAD(P)-dependent alcohol dehydrogenase, whose translation MPITVKALQKTGPDQPFRVTTIERRDPRADDVVIDIAAAGICHSDIHTIRNEWGEASFPLTVGHEIAGVVSAVGADVTDWKVGDRVGVGCMVDSCGRCEECRAGQEQNCLEGNVGTYNAKDVDGTVTQGGYAEKVVVNERFVCRVPDGLAFDAAAPLLCAGITTYSPLRRWGVAETVDGRAKKVAVLGLGGLGHMGVQIAAAMGAEVTVLSRSLKKEKDALELGATRVLATTEDDFFTAHRGEFDLILNTISASIPVDSYLRLLAPRGVMAVVGLPPEQQPLGFGSLIGGGKVLAGSNIGGIAETQEMLDFCAEHGIAAKIEVIGVADADATYDRVVDGDVHFRAVIDTATFADATAE comes from the coding sequence ATGCCGATCACCGTCAAGGCACTGCAGAAGACCGGCCCCGACCAGCCGTTCCGCGTCACCACCATCGAGCGCCGCGATCCGCGTGCCGATGACGTGGTCATCGACATCGCGGCCGCCGGGATCTGCCACAGCGACATCCACACCATCCGCAACGAGTGGGGCGAGGCGAGCTTCCCGCTGACCGTCGGCCACGAGATCGCGGGCGTCGTCTCCGCCGTCGGCGCGGACGTCACCGACTGGAAGGTCGGGGACCGCGTGGGCGTGGGCTGCATGGTCGACTCCTGCGGCCGTTGCGAGGAGTGCCGCGCGGGCCAGGAGCAGAACTGCCTCGAGGGCAACGTCGGCACCTACAACGCGAAGGACGTCGACGGCACCGTCACCCAGGGCGGATACGCCGAGAAGGTCGTCGTCAACGAGCGCTTCGTGTGCCGCGTCCCCGACGGCCTCGCCTTCGACGCCGCCGCTCCGCTGCTGTGCGCCGGCATCACCACCTACTCCCCGCTGCGCCGCTGGGGCGTCGCCGAGACCGTCGACGGCCGCGCCAAGAAGGTCGCCGTGCTGGGCCTGGGCGGCCTCGGCCACATGGGCGTGCAGATCGCCGCGGCCATGGGCGCGGAGGTCACCGTGCTCTCGCGCTCCCTGAAGAAGGAGAAGGACGCCCTCGAGCTCGGGGCGACCCGCGTGCTCGCCACCACGGAGGACGACTTCTTCACCGCCCACCGCGGCGAGTTCGACCTCATCCTCAACACCATCAGCGCCTCGATCCCCGTGGACAGCTACCTGCGTCTGCTCGCGCCGCGCGGCGTGATGGCCGTCGTGGGTCTGCCGCCGGAGCAGCAGCCCCTCGGCTTCGGGTCCCTCATCGGCGGCGGCAAGGTCCTCGCCGGCTCCAACATCGGCGGCATCGCCGAGACCCAGGAGATGCTCGACTTCTGCGCCGAGCACGGGATCGCGGCGAAGATCGAGGTCATCGGCGTGGCCGACGCCGACGCCACCTATGACCGCGTGGTCGACGGCGACGTGCACTTCCGCGCCGTCATCGACACCGCGACCTTCGCGGACGCCACCGCCGAGTGA